Sequence from the Chanodichthys erythropterus isolate Z2021 chromosome 12, ASM2448905v1, whole genome shotgun sequence genome:
tataacccCATAGGAAAATCTTGAAGGAACCAGCTGCGAATTAGACTTCTGGGTTCTGACGCcatacctgcaccactctattggAATCAAGTGGGTTAAAAAAACAACCCTTAACAATTTTACTTTCACAGAAGCCATAAATccaaatccttttttttttttccccatgccAATCATTGAAACAGCCCCTCTCGGGGATCAAAAAACTTCACAGTTCTTCCAGTGTTGTCTGGTGTGATGTGCTTTGGCTTGTGGAATGAAGAGGGAACTACAGAGAAACCGCTAAAGAGGGAGCAGAGGAAACTGGTGCAGAATCCTTAGGACCCATGTCTGCGAGCTCCAAAATAAGCACCTCCAAGAATGCCTTGCGGGTCAAAGGCTTCATGTTCTTTCTCTTGGCCATTAGTTCCTGTATGATGAATGCATTCTCTATGGTGATGTCCAAAAAGTGATAAAACACACAGTGATACCATTTTTTTGGTTTATGTAGAGCTCTGTAATGTCCAGTAATGCAATTGGATAGATCCACTGCCTCCATGTTCCTATGtggaaatataaaatgtatatttcaaaCTCTAAACAGATAAATAGAGCaaattatggaagcttgtttctcacaattgtgagtttatatcggAATACATTTTACTTACTTGTTGTAGTCCAACACCACAGCTGGAATGGGGACCTCCACAAGGGTTCGATGTGCGTCGCCCTTCATCTTCCTCTGCACAGTATCACCTTTATAGGCTTTGTGGAAGGTGGAACACATTTGCATTTCCTGTGAGTCTTTCCACTCAACAAACAGGAGCTTGTTGTTCCTAATCCAACGCATGGTGCCGCGTGGAGCGTTCCTTGGCAATCTGTTCCTAGTCGTTTTTGGGAAACCTGCCCTGTTTGCCCAAACAGGGCCACAAGCCCAGATCTTTTTACACAAGAGATCCCTGAAGAGTGTGGGACTGGTGTAAAATTTGTCTACAAACAGTTTGTACCCAGAGCCCAACATATTTTCATCCACCAATGCCATAACGGACTCGTAACTCAAGCCCTCGCTCTGTGACGTACATGACTTCCCCTCGTAAACAAAGAAGTCCCATGTATAGCCGCAGCTGCAGTCTGTCAGTGCAAAGAGTTTGTACCCCATGTTTGGAGATTCGTTTTTCATGCATCGCTTGACTCCAGTTCTAGCCTCCGATGTCACCATTCTTTCAACAATGGTGATGTTCTGGAAGGGATGAAAAAACGTCTTGCAGGCCTCCCTAATGACTTGATACAGGGGTTGAATTTTACCCAGCCGTTCATAGGCTGCTGTTCCCCTCCTAATGTTGTTAATCTCATCCTCCCTGCTGTCACTTAGATGAAGAGCTTTGGAGATTGACCTAAATTTCTGGTAAGACATGATTTTTGCAGGAAAGGACAGACTGAAGTGCTGGGACACACTCCAATAGTCAGCTAGTGAAGAGCACTTGAACATGCCCATGTAAATGACCAGTGCTATGTATGACTTCAAGTCATTTTGACAAATGTTTTCCCACACCTTGCCCTTTCTCTCTTGGCATTTGGCTCCATAGCCATTTGTGTGCCCTACAATGGTCTGCAACATTGTTTTTGAAAACAACAGTTGAAAAAACTGCAGAGGACTGCTGCACTTACTCGGTAAAAACTTTGGCCCAGGTTCTTGGACAGGACTGAAGTCCAGCTGAAACGGTTCAACATCCGCTTCATCTGAATTGTGCCACCTTTCTGATGATACACCAGATAAATTATAATTTCCACTCTCTCTGCCACCTCCATCAGCAGCAGAAGATGGGGAAGACAGACGGAATCTCTTTCTCTGCTGTTGACTGGCCTCTGAATCACAGTCCTCCTCTGGTGGGTAGAGGTCAGGTGAAGGTCTATTGCATGACACAAAAGGAAACCCCCCCAGAATTAGCAATATACTTCACAACTCTGCTGACTAGAGGACAGTTTACACCAACACAAATACTCAATTTGTATTCaatttgtctgttttccaaaaAATGGAAGACAGGATGAATAGACATGCAAATTTACTTTCCCACAGTAAAGAAAAGCAGAAATACAGTGGTTACCCAATTCACAAAGCAGTGCTGTGCAATTTCTGTTTCTAATCCACTTGTCAAAGAGAAGAAATTGAGTCAGTCAATCTAGTGCTGGACGGTACACCAGTTCATACCGGTTTTAATTTCGAGACCgatatgcattttttaaaaaacgccATACCGATGCATTTCTGAAACAGCTGCTCTATCTATTTAATGGCCATGAAGCGCTATGTAGTGTATAGAGACTGGACTTTCAAATAACTCACAAAACTGACACGTCCGGGCGCGGAAAGTGAAGTAAACTTCACTTTCCCTGCCCGGACGCATCTTgcatctttcaaagtatacaAAACCATGGATACACACGGATGAGTGAGCTCAACACATGCGCAGTACAGTTTTTTTCTATACTCTACCAGACATTGTGTCATCAAAGGGATATTCACTGGGCAGGATCAGAGAAGAAAAATAGTGCATCCACCATTGCAACATAGTTCAGAAGATACACCAAGAGAACAAGAATCAAAAACAATGGAGAAGGACATGCTTCTAAGTTTACTCGTCTTGTTTTTGAATtgctctttccacactcttcTTCGACGACTACACACTGTGCATAATACGCATGCGTAATGCCAGcctagtggactcttctgtCCTGCTTGTGCATGCGCTGCAGCACGCGCACTGTCCACGCGGTCTCGAAATTTGGCAACCTAAACCCTCATTGTCTTCCTCCGAGTCCGCACTTTCATGACGTAATGCCGCTTTGACTGCCGGGTAAAGTCCTCTGCGTAGCTCACAGTCTTGCAGGCTCAGCAGAAGTGTGCATCAAGGGTGCATAGCAGCCACAAAGGGGGCGCTCACGAGCAGCCTTCTTTAAGCTTAAATGACAGATGGGACACTCATGTGACAAGTGCACATGAACTGTGCCATCTGGGACAGGGTGTGTGGAGCCCTCCGGATGACGAAAATAACATCATGCGGACGGTGCACGAACACGGACggctgaagtatactttgggctttaccTGAACTATGAACATTGTTACAGGATTATTTACTCTGAATCAACAATATTTCCATCAAACCCCACTCACTTACTTCAACTGCTGTTATATCAAAGTATATTTGTATtgtaataagtaaaaaaaaaaaattgtttttcaaaCATAATATTCAACTCACGTGAATAAGCactaaaatactttaaaatctATCAAGAAAATGTGTAGAAAAACTTACTGATCTAGAATTGAGTcaagtccatccagaaacattTCCTCTGCTGTGCTGTCCACACTGCTGGCCACACTGTCCCGGTCACAGATATCCGTATCTTCATCACTACTGCCTGTTCTGTCCTCCACACCATTCTCTGTACTTTTCTTTGGAGCCATCAGAGAGTACTGAAGAGAGTACTGAAGATCAATCATTGCGGATATTTGCTGCTGAATATTAGGAGAGCAAAGAACGAATCAGTGGCTAGCAATAGTATACAGTTTCAGACCAGCAGCagcagttaaaggtgccattgaacgttttttttttttttttttttttacaagatgtaacataagtctaaggtgtcccctgaatgtgtctgtgaagtttcagctcaaaatacagcatagatttttttaaattaatttttttaactgcccattttggggcataattagaaatgctcattctctccgccccctcccgagctctcgactctatcattgcataaacaaagttcacacagctaatataaccctgaaaatggatctttacaaagtgttcgtcatgcatgctgcatgcatgtgtcggattatgtgagtattgtatacggttaaattgtttacatttgattctgaatgagtttgaggctgtgctccgtggctaacggctaatgctacactgttggagagatttaaaaagaatgaagttgtgtttatgaattatacagactggaagggtttaataatgaaaataacgacggctcttgtctccgtgaatacagtaagaaacgatggtaactttaaccacatttaacagtacattaacaacatgctagcgaaacatttagaaagacaattcacaaatatcactaaaaatatcatgatatcatggatcatgtcagttattattgctccatctgccattttcgctattgttcttgcttgcttacctagtctgatgattcagctgtgcacatccagacgttaatactggctgcccttgtgtaatgccttaaacatgagctggcatatgcaaatattgggggtatacatattaatgagcccgactgttacgtaacagtcggtgtcatgttgagattcgcctgttcttcggaggtcttttaaacaaatgagatttatatgaggaggaaaaaatggagtttgagactcactgtatgtcatttccatgtactgaactcttgttatttaactatgccaaggtaaattcaatttttaattctagggcacctttaataatttaATGCTACACATACAAgtaattttcttttattataattttcttatattattttatatatgagCAATTTTCACATGGATTTTGATTGGATTGATATCTacaatatataattacaatGCTTTTAAATAAGGCCACTTATGTTCATAAATGCATAATATACCATGTACAATGAGCAATATTTTTTAGGAAGCTATTGAACACTATTGAATGGTTAGtttagtgaactatccctttaactgtatAAGCTCCGCCCCCCATTTCTGTTCCTCGTGATATATGTTGTGGCTAGCGCATGTGTTAGGTAATATAAACAAACCACAAAACATTGTAATCTcgttttcatgttatttttaaattccaGTTCTGTATAAAATGTCCTACCTTTTAGCACTCAAATCAAATAGTGTCGTTGCCCATGCATCGCATGAGTGGCATTGTTGACTAGAGACAATTAAAACTTCTCGCGTTAACAACATACTTTACCTTGAAGCCTATAGTATGTATGCAACTCATGTGCTAAGACACATACGCAAACAACAACGTTCAATTGTTCGGTTCGTTTTAAAAGACCACAGGCTATAGGACAGAAACATTCTAGCATCCTACTGGGGTAATTTCTTTTTTCGACTTTTACCCAAACATTAAGTCAAATGTTAAGATAGGAAGTTTCTGTAATATAGCCCCAACGTGTGTCATGAACAACTGGGCACACATATTAACGTTTGAACAGTCACTAGCAGATACTTCAACAACTAGTCAAATTTACTTACACGCTTTGATTCAGAAGCGCCAGATTGTCCGACcaaagtgggaactgctccaTTTTTTAGAAGTAGTCTTTGTGTATAACCGGCATTGTATTCTCCCAGGTTCAGGAAGCTGTCCTTCGTAAAATGCGCAGCACACAAGCGAACTTTTGGGCTGTACTGATCAGGAACAGCGTTGTATATAAATTGTAACCACTGCTTTCTAATTTCCTCCGTCTTCGGAAGGCCAAATAAATGGGTTATGCTTTCGCATTTGAATTCACAGCGTCTCCACGACATGCCGAAAGCACTAGGTTACACTGTCACTGAAGCCTGCCTGTGCCTGGCCTCCTTTTATACCTCTGGGCGGGCCTTTCAAGCTGTGACTTTTACGTTTGCGgaagcattttttattattattaatttcttgTTGAATATCAACAAAAAGGCAGTCAAAGGCTGAATGTGTGTATGTAAAATTTCAGCAAAAgcaacaaattatttatatcataagatactttttttttttatccttaaagggttagttcacccaaaaatgaaaatgtcattcattaccctcatgccgttccacacccataa
This genomic interval carries:
- the LOC137032120 gene encoding piggyBac transposable element-derived protein 4-like isoform X3, whose protein sequence is MPSKRCYFHPDCKSFVFGLPRDTGLREQWLKFIFNSVPDHYNPNLAVCATHFTQGSFQNVNEFKAGFARRLLLKDGAVPTLKDEAAVFGAQPQISAMIDLQYSLQYSLMAPKKSTENGVEDRTGSSDEDTDICDRDSVASSVDSTAEEMFLDGLDSILDQPSPDLYPPEEDCDSEASQQQRKRFRLSSPSSAADGGGRESGNYNLSGVSSERWHNSDEADVEPFQLDFSPVQEPGPKFLPSKCSSPLQFFQLLFSKTMLQTIVGHTNGYGAKCQERKGKVWENICQNDLKSYIALVIYMGMFKCSSLADYWSVSQHFSLSFPAKIMSYQKFRSISKALHLSDSREDEINNIRRGTAAYERLGKIQPLYQVIREACKTFFHPFQNITIVERMVTSEARTGVKRCMKNESPNMGYKLFALTDCSCGYTWDFFVYEGKSCTSQSEGLSYESVMALVDENMLGSGYKLFVDKFYTSPTLFRDLLCKKIWACGPVWANRAGFPKTTRNRLPRNAPRGTMRWIRNNKLLFVEWKDSQEMQMCSTFHKAYKGDTVQRKMKGDAHRTLVEVPIPAVVLDYNKNMEAVDLSNCITGHYRALHKPKKWYHCVFYHFLDITIENAFIIQELMAKRKNMKPLTRKAFLEVLILELADMGPKDSAPVSSAPSLAVSL
- the LOC137032120 gene encoding piggyBac transposable element-derived protein 4-like isoform X1; its protein translation is MSWRRCEFKCESITHLFGLPKTEEIRKQWLQFIYNAVPDQYSPKVRLCAAHFTKDSFLNLGEYNAGYTQRLLLKNGAVPTLVGQSGASESKRQQISAMIDLQYSLQYSLMAPKKSTENGVEDRTGSSDEDTDICDRDSVASSVDSTAEEMFLDGLDSILDQPSPDLYPPEEDCDSEASQQQRKRFRLSSPSSAADGGGRESGNYNLSGVSSERWHNSDEADVEPFQLDFSPVQEPGPKFLPSKCSSPLQFFQLLFSKTMLQTIVGHTNGYGAKCQERKGKVWENICQNDLKSYIALVIYMGMFKCSSLADYWSVSQHFSLSFPAKIMSYQKFRSISKALHLSDSREDEINNIRRGTAAYERLGKIQPLYQVIREACKTFFHPFQNITIVERMVTSEARTGVKRCMKNESPNMGYKLFALTDCSCGYTWDFFVYEGKSCTSQSEGLSYESVMALVDENMLGSGYKLFVDKFYTSPTLFRDLLCKKIWACGPVWANRAGFPKTTRNRLPRNAPRGTMRWIRNNKLLFVEWKDSQEMQMCSTFHKAYKGDTVQRKMKGDAHRTLVEVPIPAVVLDYNKNMEAVDLSNCITGHYRALHKPKKWYHCVFYHFLDITIENAFIIQELMAKRKNMKPLTRKAFLEVLILELADMGPKDSAPVSSAPSLAVSL
- the LOC137032120 gene encoding piggyBac transposable element-derived protein 4-like isoform X4, whose product is MSWRRCEFKCESITHLFGLPKTEEIRKQWLQFIYNAVPDQYSPKVRLCAAHFTKDSFLNLGEYNAGYTQRLLLKNGAVPTLVGQSGASESKRQISAMIDLQYSLQYSLMAPKKSTENGVEDRTGSSDEDTDICDRDSVASSVDSTAEEMFLDGLDSILDQPSPDLYPPEEDCDSEASQQQRKRFRLSSPSSAADGGGRESGNYNLSGVSSERWHNSDEADVEPFQLDFSPVQEPGPKFLPSKCSSPLQFFQLLFSKTMLQTIVGHTNGYGAKCQERKGKVWENICQNDLKSYIALVIYMGMFKCSSLADYWSVSQHFSLSFPAKIMSYQKFRSISKALHLSDSREDEINNIRRGTAAYERLGKIQPLYQVIREACKTFFHPFQNITIVERMVTSEARTGVKRCMKNESPNMGYKLFALTDCSCGYTWDFFVYEGKSCTSQSEGLSYESVMALVDENMLGSGYKLFVDKFYTSPTLFRDLLCKKIWACGPVWANRAGFPKTTRNRLPRNAPRGTMRWIRNNKLLFVEWKDSQEMQMCSTFHKAYKGDTVQRKMKGDAHRTLVEVPIPAVVLDYNKNMEAVDLSNCITGHYRALHKPKKWYHCVFYHFLDITIENAFIIQELMAKRKNMKPLTRKAFLEVLILELADMGPKDSAPVSSAPSLAVSL
- the LOC137032120 gene encoding piggyBac transposable element-derived protein 4-like isoform X2, which produces MPSKRCYFHPDCKSFVFGLPRDTGLREQWLKFIFNSVPDHYNPNLAVCATHFTQGSFQNVNEFKAGFARRLLLKDGAVPTLKDEAAVFGAQPQQISAMIDLQYSLQYSLMAPKKSTENGVEDRTGSSDEDTDICDRDSVASSVDSTAEEMFLDGLDSILDQPSPDLYPPEEDCDSEASQQQRKRFRLSSPSSAADGGGRESGNYNLSGVSSERWHNSDEADVEPFQLDFSPVQEPGPKFLPSKCSSPLQFFQLLFSKTMLQTIVGHTNGYGAKCQERKGKVWENICQNDLKSYIALVIYMGMFKCSSLADYWSVSQHFSLSFPAKIMSYQKFRSISKALHLSDSREDEINNIRRGTAAYERLGKIQPLYQVIREACKTFFHPFQNITIVERMVTSEARTGVKRCMKNESPNMGYKLFALTDCSCGYTWDFFVYEGKSCTSQSEGLSYESVMALVDENMLGSGYKLFVDKFYTSPTLFRDLLCKKIWACGPVWANRAGFPKTTRNRLPRNAPRGTMRWIRNNKLLFVEWKDSQEMQMCSTFHKAYKGDTVQRKMKGDAHRTLVEVPIPAVVLDYNKNMEAVDLSNCITGHYRALHKPKKWYHCVFYHFLDITIENAFIIQELMAKRKNMKPLTRKAFLEVLILELADMGPKDSAPVSSAPSLAVSL